The Yersinia intermedia genome window below encodes:
- the gndA gene encoding NADP-dependent phosphogluconate dehydrogenase, translating to MSKQQIGVVGMAVMGRNLALNIESRGYSVSIFNRSSDKTDEVVAENPGKNLVPSYTVEEFVDSLEKPRRILLMVKAGEATDKTIASLTPHLDKGDILIDGGNTYYKDTIRRNRELSAQGFNFIGTGVSGGEEGALKGPSIMPGGQKEAYELVAPILEKIAARADDGDACVAYIGADGAGHYVKMVHNGIEYGDMQLIAEAYSLLKQSLGLSNEELASTFAEWNKGELNSYLIDITKDIFTKKDEAGKYLVDVILDEAANKGTGKWTSQSSLDLGEPLTLITESVFARYLSSLKDQRVAASKVLTGPKVQPFTGDKAEFIEKIRRALYLGKIVSYAQGFSQLKAASDENNWDLHYGEIAKIFRAGCIIRAQFLQKITDAYAENADIANLLLAPYFKQIADEYQQALRDVVSYAVQNGIPTPTFSAAINYYDSYRSAVLPANLIQAQRDYFGAHTYKRIDKDGVFHTEWL from the coding sequence ATGTCCAAACAACAGATTGGCGTTGTCGGTATGGCGGTGATGGGCCGTAACCTGGCGCTCAACATCGAAAGCCGTGGCTATTCCGTTTCTATCTTTAACCGTTCATCAGACAAAACCGACGAAGTGGTTGCCGAGAATCCAGGTAAAAATCTGGTGCCGAGTTATACCGTGGAAGAGTTTGTTGATTCACTGGAAAAACCGCGTCGCATCCTGCTGATGGTGAAAGCGGGTGAAGCCACTGATAAGACTATCGCTTCACTGACTCCGCATCTGGATAAAGGTGACATTCTGATTGATGGTGGTAATACTTATTACAAAGACACCATCCGCCGTAACCGCGAACTTTCTGCGCAAGGCTTCAACTTTATTGGTACCGGTGTTTCCGGTGGCGAAGAGGGCGCATTGAAAGGCCCATCTATCATGCCAGGTGGCCAGAAAGAAGCCTACGAACTGGTTGCGCCTATCCTTGAGAAGATTGCTGCCCGTGCTGATGACGGTGATGCTTGTGTTGCGTATATCGGTGCCGATGGTGCAGGCCATTACGTTAAAATGGTTCACAACGGCATTGAATACGGTGACATGCAATTGATCGCAGAAGCTTATTCCCTGTTGAAACAGTCTTTAGGCTTGAGCAATGAAGAGCTGGCTAGCACCTTTGCTGAGTGGAATAAAGGAGAGCTAAACAGCTACCTGATTGATATCACCAAAGATATCTTCACCAAAAAAGACGAAGCCGGTAAATATCTGGTCGATGTGATTCTGGATGAAGCGGCGAACAAAGGCACCGGTAAATGGACCAGCCAAAGTTCTTTGGATTTGGGTGAGCCATTAACACTGATCACTGAGTCTGTGTTTGCCCGCTATTTGTCTTCTCTGAAAGATCAGCGTGTAGCTGCCTCTAAAGTGCTGACTGGCCCTAAAGTGCAGCCTTTTACTGGTGATAAAGCTGAATTTATCGAGAAGATCCGCCGTGCGTTGTATCTGGGTAAAATCGTCTCTTATGCTCAGGGCTTCTCTCAATTGAAAGCAGCCTCTGACGAAAATAACTGGGATTTGCATTACGGTGAGATCGCTAAGATTTTCCGTGCTGGTTGTATTATCCGTGCACAGTTCCTGCAAAAAATCACTGATGCATATGCAGAAAATGCAGATATTGCTAACTTGCTGTTGGCACCTTACTTCAAGCAGATCGCTGATGAATACCAGCAAGCACTGCGTGATGTGGTGTCTTATGCTGTTCAAAACGGTATCCCAACACCAACATTCTCTGCGGCGATTAATTATTACGATAGCTACCGTTCAGCCGTACTGCCAGCCAACTTGATTCAGGCGCAGCGCGACTATTTCGGTGCGCATACCTATAAGCGTATTGATAAAGACGGCGTGTTCCACACCGAATGGCTTTAA
- the galU gene encoding UTP--glucose-1-phosphate uridylyltransferase GalU has product MTKLKAVIPVAGLGMRMLPATKAIPKEMLPIVDKPLIQYVVNECVAAGIKEIILITHSSKNAVENHFDTSYELEAMLEARVKRQLLDEVQSICPPGVTIMHIRQGHPEGLGHAVLCAKPLVGDSPFAVLLPDVLIDDAKSDLTRDNLAQLVKRFEESGTSQVLVHAVEPEALSNYSVISCEVSDLAPGESSRINAMVEKPQSPADLKSNLSAVGRYVLSADIWPMLEKTKPGAWGRIQLTDAIDALAAEKPVDAVALTGQSYNCGEKLGYMKAYVAYGLRHPKQGAEFKAWLKEFVA; this is encoded by the coding sequence ATGACCAAATTGAAAGCAGTGATCCCAGTCGCCGGTTTAGGTATGCGAATGCTCCCCGCGACTAAAGCCATTCCAAAAGAAATGTTGCCTATCGTCGATAAGCCATTGATCCAATATGTGGTCAACGAATGTGTTGCTGCTGGTATTAAAGAAATCATTCTGATAACCCATTCGTCGAAAAATGCGGTAGAAAACCATTTTGATACCTCTTATGAGCTGGAAGCCATGCTGGAAGCGCGTGTAAAGCGTCAGTTATTGGATGAAGTTCAATCTATCTGTCCGCCGGGTGTGACTATCATGCATATCCGCCAAGGTCATCCTGAAGGTTTGGGGCATGCGGTGTTATGTGCCAAACCGCTAGTGGGTGACTCACCTTTTGCAGTATTGTTGCCGGATGTCTTGATTGATGACGCCAAGTCGGATTTAACCCGTGATAATTTGGCTCAGTTAGTTAAACGATTTGAAGAATCTGGTACCAGCCAGGTATTGGTGCATGCCGTAGAACCTGAAGCATTATCCAACTACTCGGTTATCTCCTGTGAAGTGTCAGATTTAGCACCCGGTGAAAGTAGCCGGATTAACGCGATGGTTGAGAAACCGCAAAGCCCGGCTGACTTGAAATCCAATCTGTCGGCTGTAGGGCGTTATGTTTTGTCTGCTGATATTTGGCCAATGCTGGAAAAAACTAAACCTGGTGCTTGGGGTCGTATCCAACTGACTGATGCTATTGATGCATTAGCCGCTGAGAAACCGGTAGATGCCGTCGCTTTAACCGGTCAATCCTATAACTGTGGTGAGAAGCTCGGATATATGAAGGCCTATGTCGCCTACGGTCTTCGCCATCCAAAGCAAGGCGCAGAATTTAAGGCTTGGTTGAAAGAGTTCGTGGCATAA
- the hisA gene encoding 1-(5-phosphoribosyl)-5-[(5-phosphoribosylamino)methylideneamino]imidazole-4-carboxamide isomerase: MIIPALDLIEGKVVRLHQGDYGQQRDYGNHPLPRLQDYQQQGAQVLHLVDLTGAKDPAARQIPLLRELLAGVDVPVQVGGGIRNEQDVVALLEAGATRVVVGSTAVKQPEMVQQWFERYGAEAIVLALDVRINEAGRKQVAISGWQENSDATLEQIVEQYLPFGLKHVLCTDISRDGTLSGSNVELYQEVCQRYPQVAFQASGGIGCLDDIARLRGSGVQGVIVGRALLDGKFNVKEAIACWQNV; this comes from the coding sequence ATGATTATTCCCGCTTTGGATTTGATCGAAGGCAAGGTAGTGCGTTTGCATCAAGGCGATTACGGCCAGCAGCGTGATTACGGTAATCACCCACTGCCCCGCTTACAGGATTATCAGCAGCAAGGCGCTCAGGTGTTACATCTGGTCGATCTTACCGGGGCCAAAGATCCGGCAGCCCGTCAGATCCCGTTGCTGCGCGAGTTACTGGCCGGTGTGGATGTTCCGGTGCAGGTGGGTGGTGGCATCCGTAACGAACAAGATGTGGTCGCACTGCTGGAAGCCGGTGCAACACGGGTTGTCGTGGGTTCAACAGCCGTTAAACAGCCAGAAATGGTGCAACAGTGGTTTGAGCGCTATGGCGCTGAGGCCATCGTATTAGCACTGGACGTCCGAATTAATGAGGCGGGCCGCAAACAGGTGGCTATCAGTGGTTGGCAGGAAAACTCAGATGCTACGCTGGAACAAATCGTCGAGCAATATCTGCCGTTTGGCCTGAAGCATGTGTTATGTACCGATATTTCCCGTGATGGCACCCTGAGTGGTTCCAATGTAGAACTGTATCAGGAAGTGTGCCAGCGCTACCCACAAGTGGCATTCCAGGCTTCCGGTGGTATCGGTTGTCTGGATGATATTGCCCGCCTGCGTGGCAGTGGTGTGCAAGGTGTGATTGTGGGCCGCGCGCTATTGGACGGCAAGTTTAACGTGAAGGAGGCGATCGCATGCTGGCAAAACGTATAA
- a CDS encoding TerC family protein, whose product MEWIADPTIWAGLATLVVLEIVLGIDNLIFIAILAEKLPRHQRDKARVTGLLCALLMRLVLLASISWLATLTTPLITLSQHPFSARDLIMLIGGIFLLFKATMELNERLEGKDQQQNQQRKGARFWPVVAQIVVLDAIFSLDSVITAVGMVDHLAVMMAAVCIAIGLMLLASKPLTRFVNAHPTIVILCLSFLLMIGFSLVAEGFGYHIPKGYLYAAIGFSVIIESLNQFSQFNRRRFLSTVRPLRERTAEAVLRMLSGKHEEAELDNHTANLIADNTSVGQEVFNEQERRMIERVLGLAQRTVSSIMTSRHDVEYLDLNDPPEKLSQLLTKNLHTRIVVTEDSLTDEPLGVIHVIDLLRQQLAGEKLDLRALIRQPLIFPEQVSLLMALEQFRQAQTHFAFVVDEFGSIEGVVTLTDVMETIAGNLPVAGEELDARHDIQQTEDGCWIANGYMPLEDLVLYLPLPLDDKREYHTLAGLIMEYTQRIPQVGEQMKIGDYLFEPLEVSSHRILKVKITPLKIPDPDYEV is encoded by the coding sequence ATGGAATGGATCGCAGATCCTACTATTTGGGCAGGGCTGGCGACGCTGGTGGTGCTCGAAATTGTATTGGGCATTGACAACCTGATATTTATTGCCATTTTGGCGGAAAAACTTCCTCGTCATCAAAGAGATAAAGCCAGAGTTACCGGTTTACTGTGCGCATTATTGATGCGCTTGGTACTGTTAGCCAGTATCTCATGGCTGGCCACATTAACGACACCCCTAATCACCCTTTCCCAGCACCCATTCAGCGCCCGTGACTTAATCATGCTGATCGGTGGGATATTCCTGCTCTTTAAAGCCACCATGGAGCTAAACGAGCGACTTGAGGGCAAGGACCAGCAGCAAAACCAACAACGCAAGGGTGCACGGTTCTGGCCTGTTGTCGCGCAGATTGTAGTACTGGACGCGATATTCTCGCTTGATTCGGTCATTACCGCCGTCGGCATGGTAGACCACCTCGCGGTCATGATGGCTGCGGTCTGTATCGCGATTGGCTTGATGCTGTTAGCCAGTAAGCCATTGACGCGCTTTGTTAATGCACATCCGACCATTGTCATACTTTGTCTGAGCTTTTTACTGATGATCGGCTTTAGCTTAGTGGCTGAAGGTTTTGGTTACCATATTCCGAAAGGGTATTTGTACGCCGCAATTGGTTTCTCAGTAATTATCGAATCACTCAATCAGTTCTCACAATTCAATCGTCGCCGTTTTTTGTCAACAGTTAGACCATTACGTGAAAGAACCGCGGAAGCGGTGTTACGTATGCTCAGTGGCAAACATGAAGAGGCAGAGTTGGATAATCATACAGCCAACCTAATCGCCGATAATACCAGTGTCGGCCAAGAGGTCTTCAATGAACAAGAACGCCGGATGATTGAGCGGGTATTAGGGCTGGCACAGCGTACAGTGAGCAGCATCATGACATCACGGCATGATGTGGAGTATCTGGACCTTAACGATCCCCCAGAGAAACTGTCTCAGTTGCTGACCAAAAATTTGCATACCCGAATCGTGGTCACTGAAGATAGTCTGACAGATGAACCCTTGGGCGTTATTCATGTCATTGATTTATTAAGGCAGCAGTTAGCAGGCGAAAAGCTCGACTTACGCGCATTGATTCGCCAGCCGTTGATTTTCCCCGAACAGGTTTCGCTGTTGATGGCGTTAGAGCAGTTCCGTCAGGCGCAGACGCATTTTGCCTTTGTAGTAGATGAATTTGGCTCCATCGAAGGGGTGGTTACTCTAACTGATGTGATGGAAACTATTGCCGGTAATCTACCCGTCGCTGGTGAAGAGTTGGATGCCCGCCATGATATTCAGCAAACCGAGGATGGCTGCTGGATTGCGAACGGTTACATGCCGCTGGAGGATTTGGTACTCTATCTACCACTGCCTCTTGATGATAAACGCGAGTATCACACCTTAGCCGGGTTAATCATGGAGTATACCCAGCGCATCCCGCAGGTCGGTGAACAGATGAAAATTGGTGACTATCTCTTTGAGCCATTAGAGGTTAGCAGCCATCGTATCTTGAAGGTAAAGATAACGCCGTTGAAAATACCTGACCCGGATTATGAGGTGTAA
- the hisF gene encoding imidazole glycerol phosphate synthase subunit HisF, translating into MLAKRIIPCLDVKDGQVVKGVQFRNHEIIGDIVPLAQRYAQEGADELVFYDITASSDGRVVDKSWVSRVAEVIDIPFCVAGGIKSVEDAGQILTFGADKISINSPALADPTLITRLADRYGVQCIVVGIDTWYDAESGSYQVYQFTGDEKRTKATTWQTEDWIKEVQLRGAGEIVLNMMNQDGVRNGYDLRQLKQMRAICHVPLIASGGAGTPEHFLEAFRDADVDGALAASVFHKQIINIGELKKYLSEQGVEIRVC; encoded by the coding sequence ATGCTGGCAAAACGTATAATCCCTTGTTTGGATGTGAAAGACGGCCAAGTCGTCAAGGGTGTCCAGTTCCGTAATCACGAAATCATTGGCGATATCGTGCCGCTGGCGCAGCGTTATGCACAAGAAGGCGCAGACGAGCTGGTGTTTTACGATATTACTGCGTCATCTGACGGCCGTGTGGTCGATAAAAGCTGGGTATCGCGAGTCGCAGAAGTGATTGATATTCCTTTCTGCGTGGCGGGTGGGATTAAAAGCGTTGAAGATGCAGGCCAGATCCTGACCTTCGGTGCCGATAAAATATCTATCAACTCACCAGCGCTGGCTGATCCAACCTTAATTACCCGTTTGGCCGACCGCTATGGCGTACAATGTATTGTCGTCGGTATTGATACTTGGTATGACGCGGAAAGTGGTAGTTATCAGGTATATCAATTTACTGGTGATGAAAAACGGACCAAAGCCACCACCTGGCAGACCGAGGATTGGATCAAAGAAGTCCAGTTACGTGGAGCCGGTGAGATTGTGCTGAATATGATGAACCAAGATGGCGTGCGCAACGGCTACGATTTACGTCAGTTGAAACAGATGCGAGCCATCTGTCATGTTCCGTTGATTGCCTCAGGTGGTGCGGGTACACCGGAACACTTCCTTGAAGCTTTCCGTGACGCAGATGTCGATGGTGCGCTGGCAGCCTCGGTGTTCCATAAACAAATCATTAATATCGGCGAATTGAAGAAGTATTTGTCTGAACAAGGCGTGGAGATAAGAGTGTGTTAA
- the galU gene encoding UTP--glucose-1-phosphate uridylyltransferase GalU, producing the protein MEKKLKAVIPVAGLGTRMLPATKAIPKEMLPVVDKPLIQYIVNECVAAGVKEIVLVSHSSKNAIENHFDTSFELEAALESRVKRQLLKEIQNICPPDVTIMQVRQGHAKGLGHAVLCAQPMVGDNPFIVLLPDVLLDDSTADLSKENLASMIKRFEETGRSQIMVEPVPKADVSKYGIADCGHVALSPGESTLMTAVVEKPSLADAPSNLAVVGRYVLSKDIWPLLKKTPRGAGDEIQLTDAIAMLMEQEDVEAFHMTGKSHDCGDKLGYMKAFVTYGVRHNTEGESFNAWLKQQID; encoded by the coding sequence ATGGAAAAGAAATTGAAGGCTGTGATCCCTGTTGCCGGGCTTGGCACACGTATGTTGCCCGCGACTAAAGCGATCCCAAAGGAAATGCTGCCGGTGGTGGATAAGCCTCTGATCCAATATATCGTTAATGAATGTGTTGCCGCCGGCGTAAAAGAGATAGTGCTGGTCAGCCATTCGTCCAAAAATGCGATAGAAAACCATTTTGATACATCATTTGAACTGGAAGCAGCACTGGAGTCACGTGTTAAGCGGCAGTTATTGAAAGAGATCCAAAATATCTGCCCGCCGGATGTCACTATTATGCAAGTGCGCCAAGGCCATGCCAAAGGTCTGGGGCATGCAGTATTGTGTGCCCAACCGATGGTGGGTGATAACCCATTTATCGTGCTGCTGCCAGATGTTTTACTCGATGATTCAACAGCAGATTTATCTAAAGAGAATCTTGCCAGTATGATTAAACGCTTTGAAGAGACTGGGCGTAGCCAGATCATGGTGGAGCCGGTACCTAAAGCTGATGTTTCCAAGTACGGTATTGCTGATTGTGGTCATGTGGCTTTGTCACCGGGTGAAAGTACCCTGATGACGGCAGTGGTGGAAAAGCCCTCACTTGCTGATGCGCCTTCTAATCTTGCCGTGGTTGGGCGTTATGTATTGTCAAAAGACATTTGGCCGCTGCTGAAGAAAACGCCACGCGGGGCGGGTGATGAAATTCAGCTTACTGATGCCATTGCGATGTTAATGGAGCAAGAGGATGTTGAGGCTTTTCATATGACCGGTAAATCGCACGATTGCGGGGACAAATTGGGTTATATGAAAGCCTTTGTCACTTATGGCGTTCGCCATAACACCGAAGGCGAGAGCTTTAACGCCTGGCTGAAACAGCAAATCGACTAA
- the dcuC gene encoding anaerobic C4-dicarboxylate transporter DcuC — translation MLDLLIGIVVAVGVGRYIIKGYSATGVLMVGGLLLLIISALMGKNVLPASATSTGWRATDIVEYVKILLMSRGGDLGMMIMMLCGFAAYMTHIGANDVVVKIASKPLQMINSPYLLMVAAYLVACLMSLAVSSATGLGVLLMATLFPVMVNVGISRGAAAAICASPAAIILAPTSGDVVLAAKASEMPLVDFAFKTTLPISIAAIVCMAIAHFFWQRYLDNKSQEKHEMMDVNDITTNAPGFYAILPFTPIIGVLIFDGKWGPELHIITVLVICMLIAAVIEFLRSFSAKTVFTGLEVAYRGMADAFATVVMLLVAAGVFAQGLSTVGFISGLIGLAQSFGTGGIIMMLVLVVITMLAAMTTGSGNAPFYAFVELIPKLAAQMGINPAYLVIPMLQASNLGRTLSPVSGVVVAVAGMAKISPFEVVKRTSVPVLVGLVVVIVATEILVPVHL, via the coding sequence ATGTTAGATCTTTTGATTGGGATAGTCGTAGCCGTCGGTGTAGGCCGTTATATCATTAAAGGCTACTCAGCAACGGGTGTGCTGATGGTTGGTGGCTTACTGCTATTAATTATCAGTGCCTTGATGGGCAAGAATGTATTACCTGCCAGTGCAACATCAACGGGCTGGCGAGCGACGGACATTGTTGAATATGTCAAAATCTTGCTGATGAGCCGTGGTGGCGATCTTGGCATGATGATCATGATGTTATGTGGCTTTGCGGCTTATATGACTCATATTGGTGCCAATGATGTAGTGGTAAAAATTGCATCCAAGCCACTGCAAATGATCAACTCACCATACTTACTGATGGTTGCGGCTTATCTGGTGGCCTGCTTGATGTCGTTAGCGGTATCATCAGCGACCGGGTTGGGCGTGTTACTGATGGCGACACTGTTCCCAGTAATGGTTAACGTTGGTATCAGTCGGGGTGCCGCAGCCGCAATCTGTGCATCACCGGCGGCGATTATTCTAGCCCCAACATCAGGTGATGTGGTGCTGGCAGCGAAAGCCTCTGAGATGCCACTGGTGGATTTTGCTTTTAAAACCACCTTGCCTATTTCTATTGCTGCGATTGTCTGCATGGCTATCGCTCATTTCTTCTGGCAGCGCTATCTGGATAATAAAAGTCAGGAAAAGCATGAGATGATGGATGTTAATGACATCACCACCAATGCACCGGGCTTTTATGCCATTTTACCCTTTACCCCGATTATCGGTGTGCTGATATTTGACGGTAAATGGGGGCCGGAGCTGCATATCATTACGGTGTTGGTGATTTGTATGCTGATTGCCGCTGTCATTGAGTTCTTACGCAGTTTCAGCGCTAAAACGGTATTTACCGGCCTTGAAGTGGCTTATCGTGGTATGGCTGATGCGTTCGCTACCGTGGTGATGTTATTGGTTGCCGCTGGGGTATTCGCACAAGGGTTGAGTACCGTTGGTTTTATCAGTGGCCTGATTGGATTAGCTCAATCTTTTGGCACCGGTGGCATTATTATGATGCTAGTACTGGTGGTGATTACGATGCTGGCTGCTATGACCACTGGGTCAGGCAATGCGCCGTTCTATGCGTTTGTTGAACTGATTCCAAAGCTTGCAGCTCAAATGGGGATAAATCCAGCCTATTTGGTTATTCCGATGCTACAGGCTTCAAATTTAGGGCGTACTTTATCACCAGTTTCTGGCGTGGTGGTTGCAGTCGCTGGGATGGCAAAAATTTCACCTTTTGAAGTGGTAAAACGTACCTCGGTACCGGTTTTAGTTGGGTTGGTAGTGGTGATTGTTGCCACTGAAATCCTGGTGCCTGTGCACTTGTAA
- the hisH gene encoding imidazole glycerol phosphate synthase subunit HisH produces MNVVILDTGCANLSSVTYAVQRLGYAPVISRDPEIVLRADKLFLPGVGTAHAAMDQLKERELIELIKSCTQPVLGICLGMQLLATSSEESGGIETLGIIDTPVKQMMDFGLPLPHMGWNQITPQAGNHLFRGIPDGTYFYFVHGYAMPICPDTIAQANYGEPFTAAVEKDNFFGVQFHPERSGAAGAQLLKNFLEM; encoded by the coding sequence ATGAATGTGGTGATTCTGGATACGGGGTGCGCCAACCTCTCCTCTGTCACCTATGCGGTGCAGCGTTTGGGGTACGCGCCAGTTATCAGCCGTGACCCTGAGATTGTACTGCGTGCAGATAAGCTTTTCCTGCCAGGTGTCGGTACTGCCCATGCGGCAATGGATCAGTTAAAAGAACGCGAACTTATCGAACTGATTAAGAGCTGTACTCAGCCAGTATTGGGTATCTGCCTTGGAATGCAGTTGCTGGCGACCAGCAGCGAGGAAAGTGGCGGTATTGAAACTCTCGGTATTATTGATACGCCGGTAAAACAGATGATGGATTTTGGTTTACCGCTGCCACACATGGGCTGGAATCAGATTACCCCACAGGCGGGTAATCATCTGTTTCGTGGGATCCCGGATGGGACCTATTTCTACTTTGTGCACGGATATGCAATGCCAATATGCCCAGATACCATCGCCCAGGCCAATTACGGCGAGCCATTTACCGCCGCAGTAGAAAAAGACAACTTCTTTGGCGTGCAGTTTCATCCGGAGCGTTCCGGTGCGGCTGGGGCCCAATTGCTGAAAAACTTTCTGGAGATGTGA
- the hisIE gene encoding bifunctional phosphoribosyl-AMP cyclohydrolase/phosphoribosyl-ATP diphosphatase HisIE — protein sequence MLSEQQVAQLDWDKVDNLMPAIVQHAISGEVLMMGYMNQEALAVTQQTGKVTFFSRTKQRLWTKGESSGNVLNVVNIYPDCDNDTLLILANPIGPTCHLGNNSCFAPAASDWGFLYQLEQLLASRKSADPASSYTAKLYASGTKRIAQKVGEEGVETALAATVNDREELTNEASDLMYHLLVLLQDQDLNLSKVIGRLRERHEK from the coding sequence GTGTTAAGCGAACAACAAGTTGCCCAACTGGATTGGGATAAAGTCGACAATCTGATGCCAGCCATCGTACAGCATGCCATTTCCGGTGAAGTTCTGATGATGGGGTATATGAATCAGGAAGCATTGGCGGTTACACAGCAAACCGGCAAAGTAACCTTCTTCTCTCGCACCAAACAGCGTTTATGGACCAAGGGTGAAAGCTCCGGTAACGTGCTGAATGTGGTGAATATCTATCCTGACTGCGACAATGATACTCTGCTCATTCTGGCTAATCCTATCGGCCCAACCTGTCATTTAGGCAATAATAGCTGCTTCGCCCCGGCGGCCAGCGATTGGGGCTTCCTATACCAGTTAGAGCAGTTATTGGCCTCACGTAAATCAGCCGACCCAGCCAGTTCTTACACCGCCAAGCTGTATGCCAGCGGCACTAAGCGTATCGCGCAAAAAGTGGGGGAAGAAGGGGTAGAAACCGCCCTCGCCGCAACAGTGAATGATCGTGAAGAGTTGACCAACGAAGCATCGGATTTGATGTATCACCTGCTGGTGTTGTTGCAGGACCAAGATTTGAATCTGAGTAAAGTGATTGGACGCCTGCGCGAACGTCACGAGAAGTAA